The following proteins are encoded in a genomic region of Cuculus canorus isolate bCucCan1 chromosome 21, bCucCan1.pri, whole genome shotgun sequence:
- the LRRC38 gene encoding leucine-rich repeat-containing protein 38 isoform X2, with product MICDLLDTITHTHTSTRHCCSAEQNVFLLEVVLITAFRSLTMLPCFPLCLLPFSVFACLLFLPGARLCPAVCSCMDYHTIDCRDQGLPSVPNQFPLDVRKLLIADNNIQAIPADFFIFYGDLVYLDFRNNSLTSLEEGTFSSSTKLVYLDLSYNNLTQLDAGIFKSAEKLIKLSLGNNNLVDVDEAAFENLEQLQVLELNDNNLQSLNVAALEALPSLRTIRLEGNPWVCDCDFANLFSWIQDNASKLQKGLHEIQCSLPIENRRIFLNELSEVHPTVMPQNEDLGLFIVRSLLFSPT from the exons ATGATATGTGATCTCCTGGAtacaatcacacacacacacacaagtaccaggcactgctgctcagctgagCAAAATGTCTTTCTCTTAGAGGTGGTGCTCATCACAGCTTTCAGATCCTTGACGATGTTGCCatgctttcctctctgccttctgcctttttctgtctttgcctGCCTGCTTTTCTTACCCGGGGCTCGCCTTTGCCCTGCTGTCTGTAGCTGTATGGACTACCACACCATAGATTGCCGGGATCAAGGACTCCCAAGTGTTCCTAATCAATTTCCATTGGATGTACGGAAACTTCTTATAGCTGATAACAACATTCAGGCGATACCGGCtgatttctttatattttatggTGATCTGGTTTATTTGGACTTCAGGAATAACTCCCTCACCTCTTTAGAAGAGGGCACTTTTAGCAGTTCTACCAAACTGGTTTATTTAGACTTAAGCTACAACAATTTAACACAGCTTGATGCTGGGATATTCaaatcagcagaaaaactgATAAAATTGAGCCTTGGAAACAATAACCTGGTGGACGTGGATGAGGCTGCTTTTGAGAACCTGGAACAGCTCCAAGTGTTAGAACTGAATGACAATAACTTACAGAGCCTCAATGTGGCAGCCCTAGAAGCGCTTCCCTCCCTGCGGACTATACGCTTAGAGGGCAACCCTTGGGTCTGTGACTGTGACTTTGCCAATCTTTTCAGCTGGATACAGGACAATGCATCCAAGCTCCAGAAAG GTCTCCATGAAATCCAGTGTTCCCTGCCtatagaaaacagaagaatcttTCTGAATGAGTTGTCTGAG GTTCATCCTACCGTGATGCCTCAAAATGAAGATCTAGGTTTGTTTATAGTTAGGAGCCTTTTGTTCAGCCCGACATAA
- the LRRC38 gene encoding leucine-rich repeat-containing protein 38 isoform X1: protein MICDLLDTITHTHTSTRHCCSAEQNVFLLEVVLITAFRSLTMLPCFPLCLLPFSVFACLLFLPGARLCPAVCSCMDYHTIDCRDQGLPSVPNQFPLDVRKLLIADNNIQAIPADFFIFYGDLVYLDFRNNSLTSLEEGTFSSSTKLVYLDLSYNNLTQLDAGIFKSAEKLIKLSLGNNNLVDVDEAAFENLEQLQVLELNDNNLQSLNVAALEALPSLRTIRLEGNPWVCDCDFANLFSWIQDNASKLQKGLHEIQCSLPIENRRIFLNELSEVSFSECKFSLSLTDLFIIIFSGVAVSIAAILSSFFLATLVHCFQRCAPSKDDDDDEDDSED, encoded by the exons ATGATATGTGATCTCCTGGAtacaatcacacacacacacacaagtaccaggcactgctgctcagctgagCAAAATGTCTTTCTCTTAGAGGTGGTGCTCATCACAGCTTTCAGATCCTTGACGATGTTGCCatgctttcctctctgccttctgcctttttctgtctttgcctGCCTGCTTTTCTTACCCGGGGCTCGCCTTTGCCCTGCTGTCTGTAGCTGTATGGACTACCACACCATAGATTGCCGGGATCAAGGACTCCCAAGTGTTCCTAATCAATTTCCATTGGATGTACGGAAACTTCTTATAGCTGATAACAACATTCAGGCGATACCGGCtgatttctttatattttatggTGATCTGGTTTATTTGGACTTCAGGAATAACTCCCTCACCTCTTTAGAAGAGGGCACTTTTAGCAGTTCTACCAAACTGGTTTATTTAGACTTAAGCTACAACAATTTAACACAGCTTGATGCTGGGATATTCaaatcagcagaaaaactgATAAAATTGAGCCTTGGAAACAATAACCTGGTGGACGTGGATGAGGCTGCTTTTGAGAACCTGGAACAGCTCCAAGTGTTAGAACTGAATGACAATAACTTACAGAGCCTCAATGTGGCAGCCCTAGAAGCGCTTCCCTCCCTGCGGACTATACGCTTAGAGGGCAACCCTTGGGTCTGTGACTGTGACTTTGCCAATCTTTTCAGCTGGATACAGGACAATGCATCCAAGCTCCAGAAAG GTCTCCATGAAATCCAGTGTTCCCTGCCtatagaaaacagaagaatcttTCTGAATGAGTTGTCTGAGGTCAGCTTTAGTGAATGCAAATTTAGTTTATCATTGACGGACCTTTTTATCATCATCTTCTCTGGAGTCGCAGTTTCTATTGCTGCTATTCTGTCAAGCTTCTTCTTAGCAACTCTAGTGCACTGCTTCCAAAGATGTGCGCCCAGTAAGGATGACGATGATGATGAAGACGACAGTGAGGACTGA